A window of Elusimicrobiota bacterium genomic DNA:
GGGCGCAAGGCGGGTTCGGTCGTTTTCTCGGATAAAGTCGAGTCCTGGGTGCTCCCCCGGCAAGGGGAAGACTCGGCCCGGCTCATGATCCGGAGGCTTTTGGCGGCAGAGCCCTCGGGGAAAGGCACCGATTTGAAGGCGGCCCTTGAGCTGGCCCTGAGCCGGCTCGGCTCGCGCAGCACCGTGGTCGTGGTCTCGGATTTCCTGGCCGAGGGGTTCGCAAGCGCGCTCATGGCGCTCGGCGAGCGCCATGACGTGCGTCTGGTGCGGGTTTTTGACCCGGCCGAGCTCAAGCCCTTGCCGGACGTGGGCCTGGTCCGGGTCCAGGACCCGGAGTCGGGGGCGGTCCGATTGGCCGATACTTCCGATCCCGCCTGGCGCGCGGCCGAGGCCGCGGCCTTGAGCCGGCGCGAAGACAATCTGAAAAGAATTTTTTCCCGGACCTCGGCCCGGGTCGCCGCGGTTTCGACCGCAGGCGACTATTGGGCCGCATTCTTAAAGGAGTTTTCAAAATGAAACAAGAGATGCCGCGCAAAATCCTTGCCTTGTCCTTGACTCTCTGCTTGGCCTGCCCCGCTCCCGGATCTGCCGCCGGATTTCTCTCTTGGAGAGGCCAATCCGCCTCCATAGGAGAAGTCTTGACCATGCTTGGGCGCTCCAAGACCTCTGAAGGCGCCGCGCAGAGCGCCCTCGTTCTTGAGGAAACCTTGACGGGCGGGCCTCGGGGAAGTTCTCCCGATTTGGCGATTCCTCGAATCGCGGCAGCCACCTCGCGGGAACTTCCAAAATTCTCCCTTCTGAGGGCGAAGCCTCTTGAAGCGCGAAGGACATCTCCACGACTCGCTCATCCGCCGCTCTGCTCCGTGGGGAAAGGCTTTCTACGCGCCGCCTACTCCACCCCGGCCTTGGTATTCGGAGGGCTGCTCGCCATGGGCATTTTAGCCTTGAACGCCGCGGGGCTCCTGCCGGATCTCGGCCTAGGCGCGGGTGCGGTCTTCGCGGCGGCTGGCATTCTGGGCGCTTCCTCCGCGAGGGAATTGCCCGGCGAGGGGGATGATGATCTGAAGGCCGCGCATGAGACCATTCAGAGGATCCGCGCCGAGGTGGGGCGCGCCATCATCGGCCAACAGGAGCTCGTGGACTCCCTCATCATGGCCGTGGTCCTGCGCGAGCACGTGCTGGCCGAGGGAGTTCCCGGCGTGGGCAAAACCGCGGCGATCAAGGCCTTGGCCAAGGCGGTGAGGGCTTCCTTCAATCGCATCCAGGGAACCCCCGACCTTCAGCCGGCCGACATAACGGGTTCGGAGATACTGCAGGAGAATCCCGACACCGGCAGGAGGGGCATGGATTTCAGGCCAGGCCCGATTTTCGCCGAGTTCGTGCTCTTCGACGAGGGCAACCGAGCCACGCCGAGAGCCCAGTCCGCGCTCTTGGAAGCCATGCAGGAAAGGCAGGTGACCGCGGGGGGAAGGACTTATCCCTTGCCCTTGATTTCCGTTCTCTCCACGCAGAACCCAATCGAGGAGAAGGGCATCAACCCTCCTTCCGAGGCCCAGATAGACCGCTTCATGTTCTGGGTCATGGTGCCCCAGCCGGGCCGGGAGGAGCTGGGCCGGATCGTCAAGCTCAACGAATCGCCCGGGTCTCTGCCGGAGGTCGGGCCGGTGGCGAGCTTGGAGGAGCTCGACAAGATCCGCGGGCTTTCCGAGCGCGTGAAAGTGGACCAGGCCCTGGAGGAGTATATCCTGTCCCTCATTTATGCTTTCGAGAGTAAAGAGATCAAACCCCTCCTGAAGCACTACTTTTACACCCGGGCGGCCATCCACATCAGGCGCGCCGCGCGTCTTCAGGCCCTGTTCCAGGGGCGGGGCTTCGTCCTGCCCGAGGACATCGAGGCCGTGGCGCACCGGGCGCTCCGGCACCGCATGGCCTTGACCTACGAGGCCGCGATCGTTCACACTCCCGACAGCCTCATAGACCTGGCGCTTGGAATGGTCCGGATTCCGTGAGTATAATTGACGGATGCGCCGGCTAGCGCGGTTCCTTGTCGCGGCCGGCGTTTTGTCGGCCGCGGCCGTCCCCGCGCGGGCCGCTTTTCAGGTTCGCGTGGACGCGAGCTATGCGGCCAGCCTCTTCTACCTCCTCGACAACCTTTCCGGGGCCCAGCCCCTGGAGACCAGCGCCTATTACCGCGAATTTTGGAAAGAGAAATTCGGGCTCGACGCCGAGGACGAGGCCTTCTTGGCGAGATACGCCGCCCTGCGCAAGGCCCATGACCGGGACTCGGACGAGAAATGGCCCCTGATGTTCATCGGCGCTTCGAGCGTCGCGCAAGCCCGGGAAAGAGCTGCGGCCGCGCTGGAAGCCGAGGAGGCCCAAGACCTGTTCCAGGCCCTGGCGCATTTCGGCCGGAAGTTCCAGCCCCTGTGGGAGAGCCGTTCAGGCCATTTGACCCAGGCCGTGGCGGATTTCTCGAAAGGAGGCTGGGACGTTCGAATCGAGGAGTACCTGGCCGGGGTCTCGCGGTTCTTTGAATTGGATCCGGCTCTTTCCAGGGACTTCAAGATCGCCTTGCTCTGGCATCCCGGGCTCAAGGCCTCGGCCGGGCACTCCCACGCCGTGCGCAAGGGGACGGTCATGCTGGTCGAGCTTCCCGAGGATTTGCGGCTTTTGGACCAGATAGACGTCATCGTCCATGAGTGCGTCCACGATCTGTTCGCGGCGATCCCGGAGAAAGCCAGGGCCGGCCTCGCCAAGGAGTTGTTCAAGATCGACCGCCGGGCCGGGCTGTTCTTCCTGCAGGACATGAACGAGGGCCTGGCCACCGCCCTCGGGCAGGGCTTGTTTCTATTCCGCCATGTCCCCGAGAAATTCAAGGCCGATGGAAACTGGTACTCCACGAGCGTGGACGCCTTCGCCAAGTCAGTCTTTCCGGAGGTGAGGCGGGCCATGGACGAAAGCGGGACCTTGAGCTCTCGCGCCCCGCGCTGGGCCGCGGCGGTGCGCGCGCTCGCGGCCCAAGCCAAGCTCTGCCGATATTTCAGGAACCAAGTGCTCTTGACCGACCCCGGCACGATGGAACTGGCCGAGCCTTTGTTTCAAGCCATGGACATCTCGAACGCGGTCCAGCTGCGCGTGGCGGACGCCGCGGCGGAGCGCGAGAGCGTGCGGCGAGCCGTCTTGAAGGATTCCCTAAGGCCGGTAGTCGTCATGTTGAGCCCTGCTTCCTTGGAATCGTTGCGGGAAGCCTTGGACTGGTCCCTGCGCTCCGAGCAGGTGGGTAGGCTCGTCGGCCTGTCTTCCGGCGGACCCCTGGCCGTTATTTCCTGGTCGGATGCGGGGCGCCCCTACTTGCTTCTCCTTGGCGAGCCCGGGGCGCTTAAAGCCGGGTTCGCGGCCCTTCCCCGCTTGGACTTCTCGTCCGAGGCCATGGCCGTGCGGCTTAGGGACGGTTCGCGGCTGCTGGTCCATTATTAAGGCGGACTTATCCCCAAAACTTTCCCGCGAAGTTCTGGGGATAACTTTGATAAATCACCGCTGGCATGCGCCGGTTAAAAATGCAGACTCTTTTTAGAGGCCGTCATGTATAGTAATGGCAACTGTGGGCGCCCACGGTTGGTCGCGGAGAAACAATGAATCTCAAGCAATCGGATGACGCGGCGCTTCTGAAGCAATTGAAGGCCATTGTCCGAAAGAAGCGGGACAGAATTATCCGGCCGCTTCCGACGGTGGAAGCTGGCCAACAGACGTTTTCAGGTTAGACTCTCTCACCGCTCTCCCAGAACGGCTTCCTTTTCAAAAATTGCGCCTTGACGGGCGATCCTGAGGGACAACTTCTCTCCCGGCTGGAGACGGCTCAAGGCCTGCTCGAGAGCCTCGAAATCCGTTCCGAGGAGGACATCCCCGGACTCTATCCCGGCCCGGGCCGCGGGCGAGCCGGGCCGGACCGCCTCCACGGCGAGGCCCTTGTCCTGGGCCGTGTCACCGCCGCGGTCCAATACGATGCCGAGCCAAGGGGAGCGCAGATGGCCGAGCTTCCCATATTGCGCCAGGGCCCTTGCCAAGTCCTCCGAGGAAATGGCCATGTTGAGGCCTTCGGCGCCGGCTATGCCCATGGTGTTGAGGCCGACGATCTCTCCTTTGTTGTTGATGAGAGGGCCGCCGGAATTGCCGTGGTTGACGGCCGCGTCGGTCTGGACATAGCTTACGTGGCCGTTGCTTCGCTCCCCGATGCCGCTGATGATTCCCGCGCTCGCCGAAAAGGGCTGGAATTGAGGGTAACCCAAGGCCAGGACTTTCTGCCCTTCGGCCAAGGACGCGGGCTCGGCCAGGGGAAGCAAGGCCCAGCCCCCGAGGCGGGCCGGGAGCTGAATCAACGCGATATCTTTGTCCGGGTTGATGTCTAGGACGAGCCCCTTCATTTGCCGGCCGTCGGTAAAGTCTACCTGGACTTGTCCGCCTCGGCCTGCGGCCGCGGCTACGTGGGCGTTGGTGAGGACGAGGCCTTCCGCGGTAATAATGACGCCCGAGCCGATCCCCTCGTCAGTGATTATGCGAAGCACGGAGGGCTTGGCCGAGGCTATGGCCGCCTCGTCCGTGAGGATAGGCCTCGGCGCTGGTGAGGTCGGTTTAGGAGCTAGCGTTGCGGGCTGAGCGGTGCTAGCTACGCGCGGGGCCGGAGCCGCGGGCGCGAGTGCGGGTGCGGCGAATCGAGGGGCCGAGAAAGCGAGAAGCCCGAAGAAGGCCGCGGCTAAAACCTTGCGGGCCAATCCCGGGGCGCCGGCCTTTTGGCTCGCGCGGGTAAAATAATAGAGATGGGCCAAGGCCCCGATGCCTATGAGCTGCTTCAAGGCCGGATCCAGCGGGAGGAGGGATATAGCGTTGTAGGCCGCGTGGGCCGCGATCGGGGCGATGAGGCTCCTGGTGCGGTAGGCGGCATGCGCCAAGGCCAGGCCTAGGATAAGATGCTGGGCCATAAACACGGGTTCTACTCCCCAGCGAGGGAAATGAGCCGCCGTGAATCCCAGGGCGGAAAGACCGGCCGCCAAGGGGAAGGCCTTCCTTGACAGGAAGGTCGCCAGGGCGAGGGCATTCCTTGCCAAAGGCCCCCAGCTGAAGAGCTCCGGCAAGGCTTCGAGAACGCGGGAGGCCTTGTTGGAGAGCGGTCCGAGCGCCGCCAATGCGTAGAAGGCGAGCCCGAATTCGACGCCCCGAAAGAGGACTTCCTCGAGGGCCGCCAGGGCCGGGATCCCAGCCAAGAAGAAGAGCCAAGGGTGCGTTTCGAGGATGCGGGAGGTATCCGCCGGCCCCAGGAAAGCCATGAGCTCGGCGCGGCCGAGGGCGTCCAAGAATTGGGACGGGACGGCGAGCGGCCAATGATAGAGACGGCAGAGGGCTTCCACGCAGACCTGGGCCAGGGCCCCCAAGCCCGCGAGGTTGATCCCCCATTGGAGTCCGTAGAGGGCCTGCCTCGGGCGGCTCAGCTCGAGGTGAGGCGGCCCGCCGTTGCGGTCGCGGCGGGCCGAGGGCTTGGGCTTTGCAAGCGGTTTGGAGAGCTCCAGCCTCAGCGCCGGGGCGGCCGGAAAGGACGGCGGGAGCGTGAGGCCTTGCGTTGAGCTCTCGGCCTCGAAGACTTGGGCCCCTTGGTCCTTGTCGAGCTCTATTGCGCGGGCCGCGTCTTTGGCGCGCAAGGCCAAGAGCCGTACTGGAAGCCGCGCGGCCAGGGCCGCGACTAATTTCTGGAGCCTCGGCCCCGGCCGCGCCGCGCGCGGCGCGGCGGAAAGCGCTTCAGGCGGGAAAGAGGCTAGAAGCAAGGACGCGGACAGGAGCAGGGAAATCAGCCTCATTGGAAATTGACGCGACTCCGCCATGCCTAGATTCTAAAACCGACCGGAGAAGGCCGGCATGGGCCTTTCGGGCTTCGGCGGCCGGGCAAGGGGCCTATGGAGAAATTAGGCCCTATTTCTTGATTATTGAACCGTTGATAACGCATTCCCCGCTGGAGAAGCAGGCGATATCCGGATGGATTTCGATGGATCCCGCGACGTGAAGCGAGCCGTCGCGCCGGACGGCCGCATTGATCTGGAACGTGTTGTGGTGGTGGGGGAATTGGAACTCGTTGTTTGACGCTTCCCGGACGATGTAAAGGATCGTTTCGTCCGGATTTATGGAAAACCAGCCGCGTACGGCTCTCTCGACTAAAGCGCCGTTGGATTGGAAATATTTTTTCAAAGCCGCTTGGGCGAAGGCGGAAATGCTTGGACCCCAGGAAAACTCGGGCAGAGGATTGGTTTCCTCCTGAGGATAATCCCAAATGACGGGAAGCGAGTTGTAATGATAGAGGGAGAGCTCTTCTTGGAGTGGTCGTTCATGGGCGGTCCCGGCGATGGGATGAAGGGACCCGTCTATCGCGGCCGCGTCGTGAGTTTCCAGAGAGAGAGTCGGAGTGAATAGATTCAAGGCCTTTTCGACGTCCGCGAGGCCGCGTCCCGTTTGATGGAGAAAAAGCAAAAAGCGTAACCTTTGGTTGAGGAAATCAAAAGAGGCCAGCTTGAACTGGCCCACCAAGGAGGTTACGCTCAAATGAAGAATAGCAAAGAGGTGGTCACCCAGGGAAATGCAATGAGCATGCCGTTCGGGGGAGATCTTCTCAGCGAGGCGATTCGGCTTCGGATTCGAGAGGCGATGACGCAGATCGCCAACGAAGAAATGGACGCCGCGTTGGGAGCCAGGCTTCACGAAAGAACGGAGAACCGTCGAGGATACCGGCACGGGAGCGAGGAGAGAACGTTAACGACGGGTTCTGGCAAGACGACGTTCAACATGCCGCGTGCGAAGATATTTGCGGCCGGGGGCGTTGAGCAAGAATGGCAGTCGACGATGATCCCGCGCTACGCCCGTCGCTGTCGCGCGGTGGACGCGGCGCTGTTGGGGATGTATTTCGGCGGCGTGAACACGCGCAAGGTGAAACAGGCGATCCGTCCGTTGCTGCGCAATTCGCCGCTGTCGAAGTCGGCGATCTCGCGGCTGATCGTGAGGCTGAAGGAATACTTCGAGGCTTGGCGCCGGCGGAGTTTGGCTGGGGAGGACGTCCGCTATGTTTACCTTGACGGCATTTGCGTGCGTGTGCGCTGCGGGGGCAGGACGGAGAGTCTGCCCGTGTTGGCGGTCGTGGGCGTGCGAGCCGATGGGGAGAAGGTCCTCTTGGCTCTAGAGCTGTGTGGTGCGGAGAGCACGTCGTCTTGGAAGGGCCTCATCGAGAGCTTGAGTGGGCGAGGCCTGCGTGCCCCGCGGCTGGCGATCATTGACGGCAACCCCGGGTTGACGCAGGCTCTGGCGCAGACATGGCCCAAGACGCAGCGGCAGCGATGCGCCGTTCACAAGCTGCGCAACCTTCATGACCACGCTCCGAAACGGCACTACGACGAGATCAAAGACGATTTTCATGCCATCGTCTACGCCGAGAACTATGCCGCGGGTCAGGCGGCCTACGAAGTCTTCCTTGGGAAATGGAAACGCTCGTGCGAAGGCGTCGCCCGATCGCTGGAGGAAGCCGGCCCGGAATTGCTGGCTTTCTATCGCTATCCACAGAGCCAGTGGAAATCGCTGCGGACCACGAACATCATCGAACGCAT
This region includes:
- a CDS encoding MoxR family ATPase encodes the protein MKQEMPRKILALSLTLCLACPAPGSAAGFLSWRGQSASIGEVLTMLGRSKTSEGAAQSALVLEETLTGGPRGSSPDLAIPRIAAATSRELPKFSLLRAKPLEARRTSPRLAHPPLCSVGKGFLRAAYSTPALVFGGLLAMGILALNAAGLLPDLGLGAGAVFAAAGILGASSARELPGEGDDDLKAAHETIQRIRAEVGRAIIGQQELVDSLIMAVVLREHVLAEGVPGVGKTAAIKALAKAVRASFNRIQGTPDLQPADITGSEILQENPDTGRRGMDFRPGPIFAEFVLFDEGNRATPRAQSALLEAMQERQVTAGGRTYPLPLISVLSTQNPIEEKGINPPSEAQIDRFMFWVMVPQPGREELGRIVKLNESPGSLPEVGPVASLEELDKIRGLSERVKVDQALEEYILSLIYAFESKEIKPLLKHYFYTRAAIHIRRAARLQALFQGRGFVLPEDIEAVAHRALRHRMALTYEAAIVHTPDSLIDLALGMVRIP
- a CDS encoding IS256 family transposase, with product MKNSKEVVTQGNAMSMPFGGDLLSEAIRLRIREAMTQIANEEMDAALGARLHERTENRRGYRHGSEERTLTTGSGKTTFNMPRAKIFAAGGVEQEWQSTMIPRYARRCRAVDAALLGMYFGGVNTRKVKQAIRPLLRNSPLSKSAISRLIVRLKEYFEAWRRRSLAGEDVRYVYLDGICVRVRCGGRTESLPVLAVVGVRADGEKVLLALELCGAESTSSWKGLIESLSGRGLRAPRLAIIDGNPGLTQALAQTWPKTQRQRCAVHKLRNLHDHAPKRHYDEIKDDFHAIVYAENYAAGQAAYEVFLGKWKRSCEGVARSLEEAGPELLAFYRYPQSQWKSLRTTNIIERINGEFRRRIKTQSSFPSEQSVLVLLFGLMASGMIRMRRIEGHADMSNVPALAAIGTEEQAEVRQLVAA
- a CDS encoding trypsin-like peptidase domain-containing protein gives rise to the protein MAESRQFPMRLISLLLSASLLLASFPPEALSAAPRAARPGPRLQKLVAALAARLPVRLLALRAKDAARAIELDKDQGAQVFEAESSTQGLTLPPSFPAAPALRLELSKPLAKPKPSARRDRNGGPPHLELSRPRQALYGLQWGINLAGLGALAQVCVEALCRLYHWPLAVPSQFLDALGRAELMAFLGPADTSRILETHPWLFFLAGIPALAALEEVLFRGVEFGLAFYALAALGPLSNKASRVLEALPELFSWGPLARNALALATFLSRKAFPLAAGLSALGFTAAHFPRWGVEPVFMAQHLILGLALAHAAYRTRSLIAPIAAHAAYNAISLLPLDPALKQLIGIGALAHLYYFTRASQKAGAPGLARKVLAAAFFGLLAFSAPRFAAPALAPAAPAPRVASTAQPATLAPKPTSPAPRPILTDEAAIASAKPSVLRIITDEGIGSGVIITAEGLVLTNAHVAAAAGRGGQVQVDFTDGRQMKGLVLDINPDKDIALIQLPARLGGWALLPLAEPASLAEGQKVLALGYPQFQPFSASAGIISGIGERSNGHVSYVQTDAAVNHGNSGGPLINNKGEIVGLNTMGIAGAEGLNMAISSEDLARALAQYGKLGHLRSPWLGIVLDRGGDTAQDKGLAVEAVRPGSPAARAGIESGDVLLGTDFEALEQALSRLQPGEKLSLRIARQGAIFEKEAVLGER